In Pseudomonas sp. HR96, the DNA window GTGGTCCGGGACCGGGCCGCGCGAAGCGCTGGACATTGCCTTGGCCGGTGGCGCCTACGACCTGCCGTTGGCCATGCTGTTTCTCGACGACGGCGTATTCCAGCTGGCAACTGCGCAGCAACCCGCCCGGTTACAGCAGAAAGACCTGGCCGCCAACCTGGCCGCCCTGCCGATGTTCGGCGTTGACGAGCTCTATGTGTGCAGCGCCAGCCTGGCCCGCCGCGGCTTGTTGCAGCTGGCACCGAGCCTGCCGGCGCAAGTACTGGGAGACGCCGCACTGGCCGCCCTGATCGATCGATTCGACTGTGTGATGACCCTCTGATGACGACCTTGCACGTGCTTTCCCACTCGCCTTTCAGCGACAGCCGTTTCGACAGCTGCCTGCGCCTGCTCGGCGCGCACGATGGCCTGCTGCTCAGCGGCGACGCGGTGTACGCCTTGCAGCCTGGTACCGCGGCGCTGGCAGCCCTCGAGCAGCGTCAACTGCGGCTCTACGCCCTGGCCGAAGACCTCGAGGCGCGCGGCCTGCAGGCGACGGCGCAGGTCGCCGCCCTGGACTACCCGGCGTTCGTCCAGCTGACCCTCGACTACGACAAGGTCAACAGCTGGCTATGAATGCGTTGAACATCGACTCGCGCAGCATCGGGCTGGACAAGGATGGCTTTCTGGTCGACCTTGACGACTGGAACCCGGCGGTGGCCCGGGCGCTGGCCGAGCGCGAAGGCATCGCCCTGACCGACGAGCACTGGGAGGTGCTGCAGCTGCTGCGCGCGTTCTACGAAGAGTTTCAGCTGTCACCGGCCACCCGCCCGCTGATCAAGTACACCGCGCTCAAGCTGGGCGCCGACAAGGGCAACAGCCTGCACCTGAACCGCCTGTTCAACGGCACTCCCGCCAAACTCGCCGCGAAGCTCGCGGGCCTGCCCAAGCCGACCAACTGCATATGACCGACCTCGCCCCCCTGACCCTCACGACCCCGACCGAGCATCCCTTCGCAGTGTTCGTGCGCATCCTCGGCAAAGGCAAGCGCGGCGCGCGCAACCTGACCCGCGAGGAAGCTGCCGAGGCCATGGGCATGATCCTCGATGGCGCGGTGGAGCCGGCGCAACTGGGCGCATTCCTGATGCTGTTGCGGCACAAGGAAGAGAGCGCGGAGGAGCTCGCCGGCTTCACCGACGCCCTGCGCCGCCGCCTGC includes these proteins:
- the tusC gene encoding sulfurtransferase complex subunit TusC, yielding MAKSMLIISRQAPWSGTGPREALDIALAGGAYDLPLAMLFLDDGVFQLATAQQPARLQQKDLAANLAALPMFGVDELYVCSASLARRGLLQLAPSLPAQVLGDAALAALIDRFDCVMTL
- the tusB gene encoding sulfurtransferase complex subunit TusB — its product is MTTLHVLSHSPFSDSRFDSCLRLLGAHDGLLLSGDAVYALQPGTAALAALEQRQLRLYALAEDLEARGLQATAQVAALDYPAFVQLTLDYDKVNSWL
- a CDS encoding TusE/DsrC/DsvC family sulfur relay protein, which translates into the protein MNALNIDSRSIGLDKDGFLVDLDDWNPAVARALAEREGIALTDEHWEVLQLLRAFYEEFQLSPATRPLIKYTALKLGADKGNSLHLNRLFNGTPAKLAAKLAGLPKPTNCI